A genomic region of Salinibacterium sp. NK8237 contains the following coding sequences:
- a CDS encoding TVP38/TMEM64 family protein has product MTKPRASTLWRAGVLLAILVAIVIVALTVQVPSTDEIHEWTKSAGSPGIAIFVAGYALLTLTPIPKSVLSIAGGVAWGLWIGSLIVLIGALIGAALSFWLGRYLGRDAVEHFTGGRVRVVDDMFQRRGLLSVIALRLIPVLPFTLINYAAGLTAVRVRDYALGTVIGIIPGTLAYVAVGAYGAELNDGFYFALGAIGVLAVAGVLVVRHIRKNDPVLENDQIVPPADEQIAPEPV; this is encoded by the coding sequence ATGACAAAGCCCCGCGCCTCAACTCTGTGGCGCGCTGGCGTTCTTCTCGCAATCCTCGTTGCGATCGTGATCGTCGCGTTGACCGTGCAGGTCCCCTCTACGGATGAGATTCACGAATGGACGAAGAGCGCAGGAAGCCCGGGAATCGCCATCTTTGTGGCTGGGTACGCGCTTCTCACGCTCACTCCAATACCGAAAAGTGTGCTCAGTATCGCGGGCGGGGTTGCCTGGGGGCTCTGGATCGGCAGTCTCATCGTGCTGATCGGCGCCCTGATCGGCGCAGCGCTTTCGTTCTGGCTCGGACGATACTTGGGGCGGGATGCCGTCGAGCACTTCACCGGTGGGCGAGTGCGCGTTGTCGATGACATGTTTCAGCGCCGGGGCCTGCTGTCGGTGATTGCACTTCGCCTCATCCCCGTGCTCCCGTTTACCCTCATCAACTACGCCGCAGGGTTGACTGCCGTGCGCGTGCGGGATTACGCCCTCGGTACTGTCATCGGCATCATCCCGGGCACGCTCGCGTATGTCGCGGTGGGCGCTTACGGTGCAGAGCTCAATGACGGTTTCTACTTCGCGCTCGGAGCCATCGGGGTCCTCGCGGTCGCTGGTGTACTTGTGGTGAGGCACATCCGTAAAAACGATCCCGTCTTAGAGAACGACCAGATCGTTCCGCCAGCTGACGAGCAGATTGCGCCCGAGCCGGTCTAG
- the mgrA gene encoding L-glyceraldehyde 3-phosphate reductase — translation MVYVADDARYEPMPYRRVGRSGLKLPAVSLGLWQNFGDDKPLANQRAILRRAFDLGVTHFDLANNYGPPAGSAESNFGQILREDFRPYRDEMIISSKAGYDMWPGPYGVMGSRKYLLASLDQSLNRLGLDYVDIFYSHRADPDTPLEETMGALHTAVTSGRALYAGISSYSPELTREAVRIMNDLGTPLVIHQPSYSMFNRWVEDGLLDTVEELGLGVIAFSPLAQGLLTDRYLGEVPADSRAAKGGSLKSGMLNDETLGRVKALNDIASGRGQSLAQLAISWALRNDRVTSALIGASSVAQLEQNLAAVQNLSFEDSELAAIDEHAKDAGINLWAASSAVS, via the coding sequence ATGGTCTATGTCGCTGATGATGCCCGTTATGAACCGATGCCCTACCGCCGTGTGGGGCGTAGTGGCCTGAAACTGCCCGCCGTCTCGTTGGGACTCTGGCAGAACTTTGGAGATGACAAGCCGCTCGCCAACCAGCGTGCGATTCTGCGCCGCGCTTTCGATCTCGGCGTCACTCACTTCGACCTCGCCAACAACTACGGCCCTCCCGCCGGTTCTGCCGAGTCGAACTTCGGCCAGATTCTGCGTGAAGACTTCCGTCCGTACCGCGACGAGATGATCATCTCCAGCAAGGCCGGCTACGACATGTGGCCCGGCCCCTACGGTGTGATGGGATCACGCAAGTATTTGCTCGCGAGCCTCGACCAGTCCCTCAACCGCCTTGGTCTCGACTACGTCGACATCTTCTACTCGCACCGCGCCGACCCCGACACTCCTCTGGAGGAGACGATGGGTGCGCTGCACACTGCCGTCACCTCGGGCCGTGCTCTCTATGCCGGAATCTCGAGCTACTCGCCCGAACTCACGCGCGAAGCCGTGCGGATCATGAATGACCTCGGAACGCCCCTGGTCATCCACCAGCCCTCGTACTCGATGTTCAACCGGTGGGTCGAAGACGGACTTCTCGACACCGTGGAAGAGCTGGGCTTGGGCGTTATCGCGTTCTCGCCGCTCGCCCAAGGACTACTCACCGATCGCTACCTCGGCGAAGTTCCCGCAGACTCGCGGGCCGCCAAGGGCGGCTCGCTCAAGTCGGGAATGCTCAACGACGAAACCCTCGGTCGTGTGAAGGCGCTCAACGACATCGCTTCCGGACGCGGCCAGTCGCTCGCACAACTCGCCATCTCGTGGGCACTGCGCAACGATCGCGTCACCTCCGCCCTCATCGGTGCCTCGAGCGTCGCTCAGCTCGAGCAAAACCTTGCCGCGGTTCAGAACCTCTCGTTCGAGGATTCCGAGCTGGCTGCAATCGACGAGCACGCCAAGGATGCCGGC